The DNA segment GGTGGAAGATAGAGGCGGCTCAGGCTCAAGTATATGAGAACCAGACCCGAATGGAAGGCATTGAAACAGAGTTTTTTTCAGAACAAGGAGACAGCATCACCTTGAGTATGAAGGCCAACCAGGGTGTGTTGGATACCATCCACCGGGATATATCTGCTTCCGGCCAGGTAGTAGTAACTGATGCCGAGGGAGGAATACTGCATACCCAGAGTCTCAACTGGCGGGCTAAAGAAAAGATACTCAGCACTCCAGATACCTTTGTATTTACCCAAGAAGGACTTACTGTTACCGGCCAGGGAGTGGTGGTGGATCAACAAACTGAGAAGCTCAAGATTAAGCAGGACTTAAAGGCGGAAAAAGAGGAGGGGCCCCTGACGATTACGGCTAAGGAAGCCCTTTGGAATAAACGGGAACAAGCTGTCTTTCTAAAAGGAGAGGTAAAGATCGTCTATAAGGAGACTATTATTAATGCTGATCTGGTAGATGGTTATGGTGAGTTGAATAACCTAAAAAAAATAATTGGCCGTGGTAAGGTAAAAATTGTAGACACCAAAGAAGAGACAACCATTACCGGCGGATACCTGGAGTATCTTCAAGCCACGGAATATACCCTCATTACTGCCAACAAAGGAGAAAAGGTTAAATTAGAAGTAAAGGCCGATACAATTACGGTTACGGCGGCCAAAATGGAACGCTACCTGAAAGAGAACCGTTCAGTGGCCACAGG comes from the bacterium genome and includes:
- the lptC gene encoding LPS export ABC transporter periplasmic protein LptC yields the protein MRRLLLLLVIFLIGLGIIAAIKGLRDKAPLSTVPTSEIASPEMEITKFHLVETIKGIKRWKIEAAQAQVYENQTRMEGIETEFFSEQGDSITLSMKANQGVLDTIHRDISASGQVVVTDAEGGILHTQSLNWRAKEKILSTPDTFVFTQEGLTVTGQGVVVDQQTEKLKIKQDLKAEKEEGPLTITAKEALWNKREQAVFLKGEVKIVYKETIINADLVDGYGELNNLKKIIGRGKVKIVDTKEETTITGGYLEYLQATEYTLITANKGEKVKLEVKADTITVTAAKMERYLKENRSVATGAVEIKGEDLFASCGRATYYEDEEKIVLEGEPQLIQIKEGNRFQGEEIIYYTEDERIKIIGGVEATLFPKK